Sequence from the Helianthus annuus cultivar XRQ/B chromosome 13, HanXRQr2.0-SUNRISE, whole genome shotgun sequence genome:
TGGGAACGATGATTGCGGCTGTATTTAGGGGCTTTAGGCCGCTAAATATTGATGATTAAGTCGATGGTTGTTGTGTTATAATAATTGGAAATTAAGGCGAAATAGGTTTTGAAACTTGCCATTTTTTTtgctaaacaatatttatttgggGTTCGTTCAATGAAAAACCagtttaattttaaaataaatgtatttatttgggcctaatacatatactatatataaaaaCTTTCTAAAAACTTCGAGACCCTTATTTTTTGGTGGCCCTAGACCCGTGCCTAGGTTACTAAGCCTATAGAGCCGGTCCTGCTATTTAAAAAAGGGTAGCGATGCAGTTTGTTATCCATTTACCGACTGAAGAACCAGGAAGTCAAGTTCAGGCCGAAGCCTGTAAATGAAGATCTGGATCTTGTTAAAGGTTGACAGAGTTTCCTGCAAAAGagaaaaccgttaggctcgccgcagagatgggagggccactttgcgaccaccctccggcgtgaggataagtattggtagagagagaaaatagagaGAGAAAATAGGGACGAAGGTTCAGAGAAATCGTACTTGGATTTGTACTttgaaggggtatttatagtagtcAACTGAGATGACGTCATCCGTCTGGGCGCACTTGAACGGGGGCTCGTCCTCGGAGTCTTCTGGTGCGGGCGGACATGCTATGGATGCCCGCTCGAGTGTAGTCCGGTTCGTCTCTGGGACACATGTTCGGCTTCGGACATGCGTCTTCAAGTCCCCTAGTTTGGGAAGTCTTTTTATGAAGACTTTGTCAAACTATTATTCCAAGCTTTTTTATCCCGTTTGAATGACGTGTCACGGTTGGAGTAGTTTTAAACAGGTTACGTGGCGTGTTTTGTATGGTGCGGGTGACCTTCTCTACTTGGGCCGTCGGTCACCTACATGTGACGGTAACGGAACCCTTGTTGGGAATCGTGGGAAGCGACGGTTGATGTGACTGGCCCCTAACCGACTTACATTTTCCTATAAATTCAATTTTCACCACTTTATTTTTACCGTTTTTTCCTCTCTTTTTCATTCTCTTCTGCTGTTACCCTCTCTAGTATCTTCTTCTTCTCCAAAGAAAAAAGGTGCgtctttgttcctttttactttttacagtTATGGCTCCGGGTAAGGAGAACCTTTCGGAGAGTGTGAGCGTGCTTACCCAACGTCAGTTGGATAAGTTTATTAGAGAATATAGGATTCCCTTAGATCTACATCCGGTCCTCTCTTCCGGTACGGAAGCCATATACCCCTTTCGTCAAGGGAAATTCCCCTTTTACACCCGTGTCTGTAACTTTGCCAATTATAGGGTTCCTTTTTCGCGTTTTCTGATTAGGGTTTTGCAGTTTTTTAGAGTTCACGTCTGTCAGGTTAACCCATTCGGCCTTAGCCGTGTTAACCATTTCGAGATTTCTTGTCGTGCCCTTGATAAGAAACCGGATTTGAACGTTTTCCGGTACTTTTATGAGTTTATCTCGGCCGGAGACTGGTACACTTTTGCACACCGGAAGAATGTCCCATCTCCATCTTCCAACGAACGGTCTAGTCTAAAAAACTGGAAAGATAACTTCTTTTGGTTAGACGACCGTTGTCTTCCGGAGGACATGAGGTGGCGTTTTAAGGACCAGTCTATGTCGTTTGACCTTGAAGAAGACTTTGTTTTTAATGAAAGCTTAGTCCGTGCTCTGATCGAGCATCAGTCCCCTATTCGTCCTCTTCCCGAGCATTTCCTTTGGTTAGGTCGAGTCAGTTTTTCGTGGGCCCGGGGGGATAAGGATTGGCCGATTATACGCCGGAAGAGTGATCGTAAGTTCCGGTTCTTTATACCCCCTTCGGCTCTTTTATTTGCTGGTTTTGCTAACTCTTTTACTTTGGAAATGCAGGTGCTGCGATGTCGCTTCTTGATGCTTTGAAGGTTCCGAGCATGGACTCCTTCGATTTTGATTTTGAGCAGCAAGAGGACGTTCCGTTCATGAAACAGGTAGCACCCTCTGCCCATCCCGTTCGTGGTCAGGCGGATACGAACATACCCGTATCGTCTGCTGCTGAAACGACCTCTTCAGTTCCGAAGGACTCTTCCGAACAAGCCACTGCTGAAGCAGTTTCTCATATGCCGGCATCTTCTAAGGAAGCGGGAGGTTCGTCCGGATCTCATGCTGGGCAGAAATCCATTCTTGACGACGTGGATGATGATCCGGAGATACGTAGTCTGGACGAGGCACTTTTGAATCAGCCTTTATCTCTGAAGAGTAAGAATGTTGGAGCGGACACTGATCTGGTGGTCCGGTCCCGCAAGAGGAAGGGTGAATCGGTTCAGGTACGCTCGTTTGATTCTCTCCCCATGCCAAGATTGAAGAAGACGAAGGGGAGTTCCTATTCTGAAGGTACTGTTATGGAGGAGCTTGATGAACATCTTTCCGGGGGTAAGAGTTCAAGGGAAGAAGCGGCCTTAGCCCGAAGTAGACCGACTCCGGCTTATTCAGGTGGTTTTGTCCCTGATAGCGAGGTGGAGAGTATGGAGACGGAGAATCCGGTGGGCGTGGATAAGGGTAAAGCCCATAGTGAACCGAAGGTGGTCACTTTTTCAGGTACGCACTTGGGCTCTTCTCTGGGTCCGGACTTTTTTATGGATGATGAGGAAGATCAAGTGTCTTCGCTTCCCTCATCTTGGTTCGGACCTGAGTTGATGTCCTTTTTTCGATATGCAGATCTGTTCTCGGAAGATATGGAGATTGACCCATCCACTGCTGAGGAGAAGTTTATACCCGACTGGGACATTCGGAACAAAGATACGGTCCTGGATGTTTTGACCGCCAAGATGATGCTCTTCAACATAAATACTCCGATGGACCATGTTCGAAGTCGGAAGATGAAAAACCCGGATCTAGGGGCCGCGGTTTTGACTAACCAAGCTCAGTCTAACATATTCGTGACAGAACTTTATCGTAGGTGGGTTGAAGCGGAGTCTGTGCGGGAGAATTTGGAGAAGGAAGTCCGTTCTTTGAAGCGTAAAGTTCTCAAGAGCCCGGAGGTGGAGAAGAAGGTAGCCCAACTAACTCAAGACCTTCGGACTCAACAAGAAAAGGTCGCATCTTTGACGGCTCAGAATCAATCATCGCAGGCGGCTGCCGCGGCCGCTGCTGAGGACAGGGACAAGATCTCTTCGGAATTCAAGGTATTTTCTGAGTCCATGAAACAAAAGGATGAAGAGCACAAAGCGGTTTTGGTGAAGATGGAGGAGTCTCTCAGCGGTGCCCGTCTTGCGTACGAGAGTATGATGGCTGGTACGCTCGCATTTCCGTTTTACTGAATTCTTACTTCTTCTATTTTCTCTAACTTTTTTCCCAGAGCGTGATGCGTTCAAAACAGGGGAGGCTGATTTGAAGGGTCGTCTGGAGGAGATGGAGGTAGAGAATGCTTCTCTGAGAACGGAAGTCACGGACCTCCGTGAGACGAAGGTTTGGATGCTTACGGAAGGTGCCCAGCTTCTAGCGAAGAATATTCACAAAGGCAAGGAGATGACTGCTGCCGTGGCTGGGGTTAATAATGCGATGAGCGCAGTTGGTATTAACTCGGGCTTGCACTCCGGCTACGTTCATGCTTTGCAGAAAAAGACTCCTTTCAAAGAGATTCCACTGTTGAATCGTAACGCTACGGAGGAGCTGAAGGTGGCGGTCGCTTGTTTTGATACTCTCAAGTTCCCAGTAATAGAAGACCTTCCGAAGCTTAGTGACGCGCCACTTCCGGAAATTAAGAAGGCCCTTCGCTTTGCTAGCGGTGATTTGCCGAAAGAATGAGGTGGACATGCCCGGTTTTTTGGGGTATGCACCTTGGATATTTTTTAGGTAGTCCAGATGAATGTGAAGCTCGTCCGGCGTTTTGACAGATGTCTTGCTTTTCTGGACTTTGTAATGATGTTTTTACTTTGTTTGTTATCCTTTTGTGAATGGTATTAAGACTTGTTCCGGTTGCTTATGTCCGGTTTATATTTGATGTAACTATTTTTCACATGCGTCCATGTTAAAGGTGtacattttgaatttttctagAACGTTCTTTTGTTTAATGCGGATCCGATTTTGTCTTATTAAGGATAACTTGAAGGTCATACGAACGATGCCAGTTCGTCTTTTCCTTTTAGGGTTAGGTCCCTGGGTTCGGCCGATGAGTGTTTGTGAGTTGCaactttttaacattttatttattagGTTCGGAACTTGAATTTTTCCGATGGATGCAAAGTAAGAAACATTTTTAATCAATCCGCGGGTACTACCCTCCGCGGTTCTTGTATTTTAACTGGTGCGGGAAAAAACATCCGCTTTACAGGAAAATTAAAATATGACGGAGCTCATAGCTTCCGTTTTacaattatttgtttaaaaaccTTCTAAAGGTAGCATTTTTTAAGGTGCACTCCGTTCCAAGTACGCGGAACAGAGGTTCCATCCATCTTGATTAAAGTGTATGCGCCGTCTTCTCCTGCTGTTTTGATCCGATAGGgcccttcccacttgggggctaACTTCCCCGTTCCTTCGGCTAAACTTACTTCATTGTTCCGCATAACATATTCTCCGATCTTGAACCGGGTTTCCTTAACTTTGGAGTTGTAGTGTTTTTCCAACTCTTTTTTATATTTGGCCTCCCGGATTGCCGCAAGTTCCCTCCTTTCTTCGATTAAATCGAGGTTTAAACGGAGTTCTCTTTCGTTTTCTTGCTGGCTTAATTGTATGCGGGGCGTGGGGATCCCTACCTCTGCAGGTATGACAGCTTCGGTGCCGTATGTCAAGCTGAAAGGAGTTTCTTTGTTGCTTGTTTTAGGCATGGTTCGGTGTGCCCATAGGACATGCGGAAGTTCGTCCGCCCATGAAACGCCTTCCTTCCCCAACCGTTTTTTAATTCCTTCTACGATACTTCGGTTGGTTCTTTCCACTTGCCCGTTGGCCTGGGGATGGGCCACCGAAGCGAAGCTCTGTTCGATGTTCATTCTTTGGCACCATGTTTTAAACGGCTTCTCCGCAAACTGTTTACCATTGTCGCTCACTATGCAAAGAGGCATTCCGAACCTGCACACTATGTTTTCCCATGCGAACCTCAGCACTTGGTCTCCTGTGATCGTCCGGAGGGGCttagcttcaacccatttagtaAAGTAGTCGATGGCGACCAATAGAAATCTTACTCCTCCGGTGGAGACGGGGAAAGGACCTACGATGTCGATTCCCCATTTCTGGAATGGCCAGGCCGAGGTTACAGGTACGAGATTGTTTTTGGCACGATGACTCACAGGGGCGTGGCGTTGGCAGTCTTCGCATGACTGGAGCTCGTCTACTGCGCTTTGATGCATTCCTGGCCAAAAATACCCGGCGTTCATGACTTTTGCAATAACCATCCTTGGCCCTGCGTGGATGCCGCATATTCCCCAATGTATTTCCCTTATAACGTATCTTGCTTCCTCCGGGGTTAGGCATTTTAGGAGCGGGCCTAAAAAGGTTTTTCTGTAGAGCTGACCATCGTGTATCTGATACTGCAGTGCTTTCACTTTTAACTTCCGTGCCTGAGCCTTGTCTTCTGGGAGCGTACCATTTTTCAAGTAATCTACGATCGGAGTCATCCAAGACTTTTCGGCCACGGAAACTGACATGACCGGCCTCGTCTGTTGGATGGCCGGAGTCCGCAAGGTCTCGACTAGAACCTCTTTTGATAGATGGCAGAATGTTACGGATGCCAGTTTGCTCAAAGCATCGGCTTTTTTGTTTTTGCTTCTCGGTATGTGCACTATTTTGCAAGAATCGAAAGAGGAGATTAAACTGTTGACCTGCTGTAAATACCGAACCATATTATCTTCTCGTGCCTCGTATTCGCCACTGACTTGATTGGCTACCAGTAATGAATCGACATGAGCTAATACGGAGGTTGCACCTGCTTTGGCTGCAGTTTGCAAGCCTGCAAGGAGAGCCTCATACTCTGCTTCATTATTTGACGTCTTGAATTCGAAACGCAATGCGTAAGTGTACTCTATTCCCTCCGGATCTATCAGAATTAAACTTGCTCCCGACCCTTCTTTGCTGGAAGCCCCGTCCGTATACAGGTTCCATACCTTCGGTAAGATGGGTTGTCCTTTGATGCTTTCTCCGGTCGGGACCTCTGTGAGGAAATCAGCTACTGCCTGCCCCTTTACTGGACCTCTGGTACGATAGGTGATATCAAAGGCACTgagctctattgcccatttggTGAGACGCCCGGAGACCTCTGGCTTCCTGAGGATTTGCTGGATCTGGAGATCGGTCTGTACTTCTATATTAAAAGCTTGGAAGTACCTTCGGAGGCGTCTGGAAGCATGTACCAAGGCGAGTGCCAGTTTTTCTACCATCGGGTACCGAGTTTCATAGTCTTTCAAGATGCGGCTTACGTAATAGACCAGGATTTGTGCCTGATTCCGGTGCactacgagtactgcacttatcGCAAAGTGGGACGCAGATAGATATACCGTGACGGTTTCTCCGGTAGAGGGTGCGGTCAAAGTGGGCAGGGACCCGAGGCATACCTTTAACTCCTGAAATGCCGAGTCTGCTTCTGGCGTCCATTCTATTTGGCCTTTTGCCGTTCGCTTTTTTAATACGTTCATGAAAGGGATGGAGCGGTCTGCCGCTTTTGAAACAAAACGATGAAGAGCGACGAGTTTCCCATTTAGGGACTGGATCTCTTTGATGGTTTTAGGAGGCTGCATGGAGACTACTGCCTTGATTTTATCCGGGTGCGCCTGGATTCCGGATCGTGTGACCCATACCCCGAGGAATTTTCCCTCTTCCAAGCCGAAAGAGCATTTCTTGGGATTGAGTTTGAGATTGATACTCCGAAGCCTTGTAAAGGTTTCGAGTATATCGTCTATCATGTCGTCTTCCTCTCGGCTTTTTATGACCAAGTCATCGACATAGATCTCCAAGTTTCTTCCGATCTGAGCTTTGAACGCTTTATCCATCAATCTCTGATATGTGGCTCCGGCGTTTTTCAGACCGAATGGCATTTTGGTATAACAGAACAGTCCTTCGTTTGTTACGAACGCGGTCTTATCTTCGTCCTCTGAAGCCATTTGGATTTGATGATAACCCTTGTACGCATCCAAGAAGCACTTGAGACGGAAACTTGAGAGGGAGTCTATCTTCAAATCAATCTCCGGCAAAggatagcaatcctttgggcacgcaTTGTTTAGGTCCGAGAAATCGACGCACATCCTCCATGTTTTATCCTTCTTGGTTACCATTACTGGATTGGAGACCCAGGTTTGGTAACGCACCTCTCTGATAATACCGGCGCTCAACAATTTTCGTACGTCTTCGGAGATGGCCTTGTTACGAGCCGGAGCCATGTTTCTTTTTCTCTGGGCCACTGGTTTTATTGAATGTGACACGTTTAACTTATGTTCGGCCAGACACCGGGGAACTCCAACCATGTCAGAGGTTTGCCAGGCGAACACATCAAGTGAATTGGACAATAGTTTCCATAACTTCTTCTTAGTTTGTTTGGGGAGCTGAGCTCCGATTGCAATTTTTTGCTCTGGAAAATGTGGGTGTATGGCCCATTCTTCTGTGAGAGTATTAGGAGGTTCGGCATTACCCTCGCTTTGTCGTATTTTAGCTACACCGATTGCTGATTCGGAGTACAATGTCGCTATTCCGGCTTCAGTGGGGAATTTTAATGCTCCATGTATAGTTGAACTGATCATTCCGAAGGCGCACATACCAGGTCTTCCGAGTATGACATTGTGAACGGATCGTGCTTCAACCACTAGATACGTCAAGTTGACAGTTCGAACCAAACTCCCTTCTCCCATCGTCGTTGGAAGAGTGATTTGGCCCAAAGGCTGAACTACTTCTCCGGAGAAACTGACCAGAGGCATTGACACTTGAAGCAATTTCGCCTTAGTCTGTGGGGCTAATTGTTGAAAGCACTGCTTGTACATAATCTCGGTGGCGCTTCCGCTGTCGACATACACCCTCCGGACCTTGTGTCCTGCAATGATTGCGGACACTATGACCGGTCCGTCCTTGACATCTTCCAAGCTGACCGGTGGGAAACCAATGGGTTGCTGCATCCAGGCGGCCAAATGCTGACTGGTCCGCTTGATGCCTTGGTTGTTTGCTCTGCGGATCATGCAAATTGCTGGTTGATTATTCGGATTTTCTCCGGAATTTCCGGAAGATTTTCCTTCCTTTACTTCTTTGACTAAGTGCGACAGCTTCCCGGACCGTACCGCCTTTTCTATTTCTTGCTTCAAAGACCAACAGTCATCTGTATTGTGACCCCGAGCATGATGGTAGTCACAATATTTCTTTGAATTTTTGTCTCCTGGGTTCCGAAGTTTTGGTGGGGCGGGGAAATTCATCCCCTCCGCACTGAGAATTTCACTGGGAGTTTTGGAGAGATCCGATAAATTGTAAAATCGTGATCCGGAGCTTTTCCCTCGTGGAGGTCTGTCGTTTCTACCGTAAGGATGTGATCGTCCCCTGCTCCCTGGCGGAGCCTTATCAAACACCGATCCACCATTTTTCTTCCATGAAGACATCTTGTGATCTGACTCTGGAGCAGGATTACATGCATTCTTGCCTCGAGCGAAAGCCCTGGCCCGTTCCATTAGTACCTCCATCGTCTTCGGTAGATTTTCGTGCAATTTCTCAACTAACTGATTATTCCGAACGCCGTGACAAAATCCGGAGATCCGCAGTTGATCAACTACCCCACTGATCTGCATGCTTTCCCGGTTAAACCGGTCAATGAAACTGTCTAAAGACTCTCCGTCTTTTCTCCGGATGTTGTGGACTTCGGTAATCTCCTTAGAGTAGTGCCTTTGTTGACTGAAATTTTGGAGGAATAATCTTCGGAACTCCTCAAAGTCGTTGATCTCACCTTCACTCAACGCATCAAACCATACTCGCGCGGCTCCAGTTAGAGTTTGTGCAAACATAAAGCACCATGCTGGCATCGGCCATTGTTCTACTCGTGCAGCTCCGTCAAAATCGAACATATGATCATCCGGATCAGTTGTGCCATCGTACTTCTTCACCGTGGTTGGCATTTTGAGCTTTGGAGGAAGTTTGGCATGTGTAATACGAGCACTAAACTTTGACTTGGCTGTCATAGAAACTGGATGGTACGGCTTGGTGAGTTCCGGATCGCCAATTACATCCATCTGTATATCGTTTCGTGTGGCCATTACTGGTGAAGGTCCGGAAGAACCTTGTACGTATCCAGTATAAGCTTCCGAAGTAACGACTGTGGAAAATGTAGGAGTGATCATTGTCGGGCCCATTGTCCCCGTTGGTGTTTCGTCATGAAAGAGCCTGGTTCGCAAACCAAGGATCTGTTCATCTCTGGCCTGTTGCGCTTTTAATCTTCGTAGAAGACTTGCGTTTTTGGC
This genomic interval carries:
- the LOC110901858 gene encoding uncharacterized protein LOC110901858 gives rise to the protein MAAPGSLNLGSTAVSTQITAPASIISTTSATLSSGPGTTLPFILLPTSQTSEFDAEFLAKNASLLRRLKAQQARDEQILGLRTRLFHDETPTGTMGPTMITPTFSTVVTSEAYTGYVQGSSGPSPVMATRNDIQMDVIGDPELTKPYHPVSMTAKSKFSARITHAKLPPKLKMPTTVKKYDGTTDPDDHMFDFDGAARVEQWPMPAWCFMFAQTLTGAARVWFDALSEGEINDFEEFRRLFLQNFSQQRHYSKEITEVHNIRRKDGESLDSFIDRFNRESMQISGVVDQLRISGFCHGVRNNQLVEKLHENLPKTMEVLMERARAFARGKNACNPAPESDHKMSSWKKNGGSVFDKAPPGSRGRSHPYGRNDRPPRGKSSGSRFYNLSDLSKTPSEILSAEGMNFPAPPKLRNPGDKNSKKYCDYHHARGHNTDDCWSLKQEIEKAVRSGKLSHLVKEVKEGKSSGNSGENPNNQPAICMIRRANNQGIKRTSQHLAAWMQQPIGFPPVSLEDVKDGPVIVSAIIAGHKVRRVYVDSGSATEIMYKQCFQQLAPQTKAKLLQVSMPLVSFSGEVVQPLGQITLPTTMGEGSLVRTVNLTYLVVEARSVHNVILGRPGMCAFGMISSTIHGALKFPTEAGIATLYSESAIGVAKIRQSEGNAEPPNTLTEEWAIHPHFPEQKIAIGAQLPKQTKKKLWKLLSNSLDVFAWQTSDMVGVPRCLAEHKLNVSHSIKPVAQRKRNMAPARNKAISEDVRKLLSAGIIREVRYQTWVSNPVMVTKKDKTWRMCVDFSDLNNACPKDCYPLPEIDLKIDSLSSFRLKCFLDAYKGYHQIQMASEDEDKTAFVTNEGLFCYTKMPFGLKNAGATYQRLMDKAFKAQIGRNLEIYVDDLVIKSREEDDMIDDILETFTRLRSINLKLNPKKCSFGLEEGKFLGVWVTRSGIQAHPDKIKAVVSMQPPKTIKEIQSLNGKLVALHRFVSKAADRSIPFMNVLKKRTAKGQIEWTPEADSAFQELKVCLGSLPTLTAPSTGETVTVYLSASHFAISAVLVVHRNQAQILVYYVSRILKDYETRYPMVEKLALALVHASRRLRRYFQAFNIEVQTDLQIQQILRKPEVSGRLTKWAIELSAFDITYRTRGPVKGQAVADFLTEVPTGESIKGQPILPKVWNLYTDGASSKEGSGASLILIDPEGIEYTYALRFEFKTSNNEAEYEALLAGLQTAAKAGATSVLAHVDSLLVANQVSGEYEAREDNMVRYLQQVNSLISSFDSCKIVHIPRSKNKKADALSKLASVTFCHLSKEVLVETLRTPAIQQTRPVMSVSVAEKSWMTPIVDYLKNGTLPEDKAQARKLKVKALQYQIHDGQLYRKTFLGPLLKCLTPEEARYVIREIHWGICGIHAGPRMVIAKVMNAGYFWPGMHQSAVDELQSCEDCQRHAPVSHRAKNNLVPVTSAWPFQKWGIDIVGPFPVSTGGVRFLLVAIDYFTKWVEAKPLRTITGDQVLRFAWENIVCRFGMPLCIVSDNGKQFAEKPFKTWCQRMNIEQSFASVAHPQANGQVERTNRSIVEGIKKRLGKEGVSWADELPHVLWAHRTMPKTSNKETPFSLTYGTEAVIPAEVGIPTPRIQLSQQENERELRLNLDLIEERRELAAIREAKYKKELEKHYNSKVKETRFKIGEYVMRNNEVSLAEGTGKLAPKWEGPYRIKTAGEDGAYTLIKMDGTSVPRTWNGVHLKKCYL